GGGTTGACTTTCCTGCTCCACTGTGGCCTGTAAGCCATATGGTTAACCCTTGATGACTCACCCGGAAAACCTCCGTTTTACAGTCCAAGAATCTAGTGCCATGTTTTTTGTTCCTTTTGATAGCTTATTCGGATAAGACGGTATCCCAAGTATGCAACAATAAGCGGCAAGACATGCATTAGATACAAATGAACTGTGCCATAGACACCAGTACGGACTAAACGCGAAAGGCATCCCACAAAGATGGCAAACAACAATATCTTTAAGATGGAGTACTTGAATCTACGACTACCTATCCAACCAAGCAGACTGCCCACAAAGCCTAATCCAATAAGCATTCCAGCAACCCCAAAATTACTATATAGCTCTCCAAGAATGGTTGTAGTTATCGTAATGTTCGCAGCAGCAAGGTTGGGATATAGAATATTCGTTAAGCGAAGCGGGCCCAGATAATCTGGCTTATCCGGGGAAAAATCTCTCGGTACTGCATATAGAAAAATATCCATCATAGTCTGGCCATAAAAATAGTCGCGCTCATAAGGAATTGTTGATATAGTTGACACATAACCATCAAATGGGTTAAGATCACTGGTTAATCGGGATATCAAATCAAGGTTTAAGGCATCCGAACCTGAGACTGCCTGTCTGTAAAGAGCGAATGAAAGCGTGATAACAACTATGATTAATCCGAGAGCAACAAGTTTACGGACATTAACACGTCTCGAGTTAGTAATCTCCCAGATCACGATAGAGGCTATTAGCAGTAGAATAATGTTCTCTCTAAATCCGAGGCTGAGATTAACTAGACCCGCCAACAGACCCAGGCCAGTCAAGAAAAGAGCACGCTTATGGGAACAACGGTTACTCCATACGGCAAGTGAGATAAGAAAGGCATCATTTATCAACCAGCTCAACCAATATAAGACTGTGTGGCCTCTACTAAGCTCCTGCTTGCTCCCAAGTAAGACATAGGATCCCTCATTAAGCAAGGTCAACTTGTAGAACGAGAGCAAAGATATTAGGGTAAAAAGGAGTGCTATAAATAATAGCCATCTGCGGGTCCTCAAAGGAGCATCCGAGCCACTGTAGATCCGCATTGTGACTCTGTTTGCTCCGAGTTTAATGGCAAAATACGCTATGAAAAAAACAGAGTACGCTAATAGGGCTAGGACTATTGCAACTTCAATTGTATTTTCCATCGAATATGAATTAGGGCTATGCCTAAGGAACCGAATATCAGGCTGAGGAAAAAGTAACAGGTATATCGGACGAATAAGGAAGAATATTGCAAAAAACACTGAAAACACAACGCCCGGACTAAGTGTGATTGTTGAACTTCTTAAGTCCACTGTTACGGTAACCAAGAGAAGAATCCCTAGAGCTAGTAATGAAGTCCAAATTCGGACTCCGTCCATTGTGGCAACGAGACTAGCTAACCCAGTCAAGACCACGATCACAGACAAGTACTTGGCTTCACGTTTCATAACACAAATCCCACATCGTCTCAATACTGGCAGCATGTGTTTACTAACCCCTACAAGCCAAAGACTGCACAATCCGTCGAGGTAGCCTATTTGCGAATGGATCTCAGCTACGGGTATAGCCTTCAGGCCTATCCCAAGACACCTTGGTACATAATCCATCTGTT
This window of the Thermoanaerobacterales bacterium genome carries:
- a CDS encoding O-antigen polymerase; its protein translation is MKREAKYLSVIVVLTGLASLVATMDGVRIWTSLLALGILLLVTVTVDLRSSTITLSPGVVFSVFFAIFFLIRPIYLLLFPQPDIRFLRHSPNSYSMENTIEVAIVLALLAYSVFFIAYFAIKLGANRVTMRIYSGSDAPLRTRRWLLFIALLFTLISLLSFYKLTLLNEGSYVLLGSKQELSRGHTVLYWLSWLINDAFLISLAVWSNRCSHKRALFLTGLGLLAGLVNLSLGFRENIILLLIASIVIWEITNSRRVNVRKLVALGLIIVVITLSFALYRQAVSGSDALNLDLISRLTSDLNPFDGYVSTISTIPYERDYFYGQTMMDIFLYAVPRDFSPDKPDYLGPLRLTNILYPNLAAANITITTTILGELYSNFGVAGMLIGLGFVGSLLGWIGSRRFKYSILKILLFAIFVGCLSRLVRTGVYGTVHLYLMHVLPLIVAYLGYRLIRISYQKEQKTWH